One Vibrio tapetis subsp. tapetis DNA segment encodes these proteins:
- a CDS encoding HD domain-containing phosphohydrolase encodes MGNDDQFLFSDHEDEIVKEDREQWNILIVDDDIDIHKVTQFVLSDFDYLGKTLNFLNAYSAEEAKEVFRNNKDISVVFLDVVMESNHAGLDFVDWLRVEYGNRTARIILRTGQPGDAPEAEVIKKYEINDYKNKTELTATKLNTTLCAALRSYRDIMVIENTKKGLNTIINSSASILVEGDGTHWLDGILSQLSALLDLGEVHAFNFAAQEVKGKWQVVASSEGGEALIGKDLNEFISCSVEDVANTQERYIQVKDEEFLIPVKVNKSVGLLIVHCPHHSLEENIEILDLFIRNITIAYEKVILLNEVRDTQKEIAYRLGEVVETRSKESGSHVKRVAELSLFLAQKYGLSDELSHKIKLASPLHDIGKIAIPDAILNKPGKLDSEEWQVMMSHASVGAEILRGSNLEILNIAANIAAFHHEKWDGSGYPNKLSGESIPIEARITAIADVFDALSSRRCYKEPWPAKDVYDLFVEESGKQFDPNLTDLFLKHFDELQGIRSSFPD; translated from the coding sequence ATGGGAAATGATGACCAGTTTCTTTTTTCAGATCATGAAGATGAAATCGTTAAGGAAGACCGCGAGCAGTGGAACATATTGATCGTCGATGACGATATCGACATACACAAAGTCACTCAATTCGTCTTGAGCGATTTTGACTATTTGGGTAAAACTCTTAATTTTCTAAATGCTTATTCGGCAGAAGAAGCAAAAGAAGTCTTCCGCAATAATAAAGATATCTCAGTTGTCTTTTTAGATGTTGTCATGGAATCTAATCATGCAGGTCTAGATTTCGTGGATTGGCTAAGAGTTGAATATGGTAACCGTACCGCTCGTATCATTTTAAGAACGGGGCAGCCTGGCGATGCCCCTGAAGCTGAAGTCATTAAAAAATATGAAATTAATGACTACAAGAATAAAACCGAGCTCACTGCCACCAAACTGAATACCACCTTGTGTGCGGCTCTTCGTTCTTATCGCGATATCATGGTGATTGAAAATACTAAGAAGGGCTTGAACACCATTATCAATTCATCAGCTTCGATCTTGGTTGAAGGTGATGGCACTCATTGGTTAGATGGCATTCTTTCTCAGTTAAGCGCGCTACTCGATCTAGGCGAAGTACACGCCTTCAATTTTGCGGCCCAAGAAGTCAAGGGGAAATGGCAAGTTGTGGCGTCATCTGAAGGCGGAGAAGCGCTGATCGGAAAAGATTTGAATGAGTTTATTTCTTGTTCAGTTGAAGACGTGGCCAATACCCAAGAACGTTATATTCAAGTCAAAGACGAAGAGTTCTTGATCCCGGTAAAAGTAAACAAAAGTGTCGGTTTACTCATTGTTCATTGTCCTCATCATAGTCTTGAAGAGAACATTGAGATTTTAGATTTGTTCATCAGAAACATTACGATTGCGTACGAGAAAGTCATTTTACTCAACGAGGTCAGAGACACACAAAAAGAGATCGCTTACCGATTAGGGGAAGTGGTAGAAACACGATCAAAAGAATCGGGCAGTCATGTAAAACGTGTAGCTGAACTTTCCTTATTTTTAGCGCAAAAATATGGACTGTCTGATGAGCTATCTCACAAGATAAAATTAGCATCACCGCTGCATGATATTGGCAAAATCGCCATCCCAGACGCCATTTTAAACAAACCAGGAAAACTGGATTCTGAAGAATGGCAAGTCATGATGTCTCACGCTAGCGTTGGTGCAGAGATCCTTCGGGGCTCTAACTTAGAGATACTGAATATTGCTGCCAATATTGCTGCTTTCCACCACGAAAAATGGGATGGATCTGGCTACCCTAACAAACTTTCAGGAGAAAGCATTCCGATTGAAGCACGGATCACCGCTATTGCCGATGTATTCGATGCCTTGTCTTCACGCCGTTGTTACAAAGAACCTTGGCCTGCAAAAGATGTCTACGATCTATTTGTAGAAGAGTCTGGTAAACAATTCGATCCTAATTTAACCGATTTGTTTTTGAAGCATTTTGATGAACTGCAAGGAATAAGAAGCTCGTTCCCAGATTAA
- a CDS encoding ATP-binding protein: MEKHLDKDVQDNLPHGDAIKRGNSIGLRLFFYTLLCGSMLAIAIASIQLYWDFKREEGLLAASLERIDTSLTSSVANSLWNLDEEQLQIQVNGIKNLASVEYVGVYSYHNGSLHVTVENGQSSRDNELSKSAELYHSDEKIGALVIEISYKAIYNRLTEKATVILLTQLFINLMVSFCVLFIVFHVMIKHINLISKFFQMRSVEGNGVNEQLNLARNVRHDEIDLLVSSINKLHEDIDYQLEKRKKMNVQLEFERDFTGVIIASSPSLICSLNEDFVIQLANTEVQNLLSMNEEDLLGKNWFDFFVNEDVSEDSRRDLLENIPTYEMVLTMNDPNGEERYLQWRLVQNRELQRVICFGVDVTELTNTENALISLNQKLEQKVQERTHSLEETNSELSLTLSQLEDTQESLIEAEKMASLGGLVGGVAHEINTPLGISVTATSFIEEKVKVLKVGFETGNLSKTQFSGALSSLAESTEILTANLSRAEQLVSSFKQVAVDQSSQSIYRFNVKDNLDKVLLSLSHELKVSQVQTHISCPDDINVDSYPSGYIQIYTNLITNSIRHGFDEWDGDRDIFFDIYAEGDHLVIHYRDSGKGIDAAVVKNIFEPFTTTKRGRGGSGLGANIVYNLVSQLLQGKIECLSGVDAGAQFRITVPLVLDIDASIEIG; encoded by the coding sequence ATGGAAAAACACTTAGATAAAGATGTTCAGGATAACCTCCCTCACGGAGACGCGATTAAGCGTGGCAATAGTATCGGTTTAAGATTGTTTTTTTACACTTTACTATGTGGCTCAATGTTGGCGATTGCCATTGCAAGTATTCAGCTTTATTGGGACTTTAAACGTGAAGAAGGTTTGCTTGCTGCTTCTTTAGAAAGAATTGATACGAGCCTGACTTCGTCTGTTGCCAATAGCTTGTGGAACTTAGATGAAGAACAATTGCAAATTCAAGTCAATGGTATTAAAAATCTCGCGAGCGTAGAGTACGTTGGCGTGTACTCTTACCATAATGGATCGCTACATGTCACCGTTGAAAATGGCCAATCAAGCCGAGACAACGAGCTGAGCAAAAGTGCAGAGCTTTACCACAGTGATGAAAAAATAGGGGCCTTGGTGATTGAAATATCTTATAAGGCGATCTACAACCGGCTAACCGAAAAAGCGACGGTTATTTTGTTGACGCAATTGTTCATCAATTTGATGGTTTCGTTTTGTGTGCTCTTTATCGTTTTTCACGTCATGATTAAACACATTAATCTAATTTCGAAATTCTTCCAGATGCGCAGCGTTGAAGGCAATGGAGTTAATGAGCAGTTAAACCTAGCCCGTAACGTACGCCACGATGAAATCGACTTACTGGTTTCTTCTATTAATAAGTTACATGAAGACATCGACTATCAGCTAGAAAAACGCAAGAAAATGAATGTTCAGTTAGAATTTGAGCGTGACTTTACCGGCGTAATTATCGCTTCATCCCCTTCGCTAATTTGCTCTTTAAACGAAGACTTTGTTATTCAGTTGGCGAACACTGAAGTACAGAATCTGCTATCGATGAATGAAGAGGATCTACTTGGAAAAAACTGGTTCGATTTTTTTGTGAATGAAGACGTGTCAGAAGATAGCCGACGTGATCTGTTGGAAAATATCCCGACTTATGAAATGGTTTTAACCATGAATGATCCCAATGGCGAGGAGCGCTATTTACAATGGCGTTTGGTGCAAAATAGGGAACTGCAACGTGTTATTTGCTTCGGTGTCGATGTAACGGAGTTGACGAATACCGAAAATGCGCTGATTTCTCTGAACCAAAAATTGGAACAAAAAGTACAGGAGCGCACACATTCTTTGGAAGAAACGAACAGTGAACTGTCTTTAACCTTAAGTCAGCTTGAAGATACTCAAGAGTCTTTGATTGAGGCTGAAAAAATGGCGTCATTGGGCGGGTTAGTCGGTGGCGTTGCTCATGAAATTAACACCCCACTTGGCATCAGTGTTACCGCTACTAGCTTTATTGAAGAAAAAGTGAAAGTGTTGAAGGTTGGCTTTGAAACCGGCAATCTTTCGAAAACTCAGTTTTCAGGAGCGCTGTCTTCGCTTGCTGAGTCGACGGAAATCTTGACTGCAAACCTATCCCGAGCAGAGCAATTGGTCTCTAGCTTTAAACAAGTCGCAGTTGATCAAAGTAGTCAGTCTATTTATCGTTTTAATGTAAAAGATAACTTAGATAAAGTGTTGCTTTCTTTGTCCCACGAACTCAAGGTATCTCAAGTACAAACTCATATTAGCTGCCCAGACGATATCAACGTAGACAGCTACCCAAGTGGCTACATCCAGATCTACACCAACCTGATTACTAATAGTATCCGTCATGGCTTCGACGAGTGGGATGGTGATAGAGACATTTTCTTTGATATTTATGCAGAAGGTGATCATCTTGTGATCCATTACCGCGATAGTGGTAAAGGCATTGATGCCGCCGTTGTTAAGAACATCTTCGAACCCTTTACAACCACTAAGCGTGGGCGTGGCGGTAGTGGGTTAGGTGCAAATATTGTTTACAATTTAGTGTCTCAATTATTGCAAGGAAAGATAGAGTGTTTGTCTGGGGTAGATGCGGGAGCTCAATTTAGAATTACGGTTCCTTTGGTCCTTGATATTGATGCTTCCATTGAGATTGGTTAA
- the glpD gene encoding glycerol-3-phosphate dehydrogenase, with protein MTQQKQHFDLLVVGGGINGVAIASDAAGRGLNVALVEMSDLASATSSASSKLIHGGLRYLEHYEFRLVGEALAERETLLKNAPHLVAPLRFRLPHRPHLRPAWMIRAGLFLYDNLGKRVSLPASKGIRFTANDPLKSDMVTGFEYSDCAVDDARLVVCNALLAKQKGATILTRTRCTQATAGDDGWTVTVQDDKSSYQIQSKALVNAAGPWVESLFSEQLDKPAPRSIRLVKGSHIVVPKLYKDDHAYILQNEDKRIVFVIPYQQDYSMIGTTDVDYEGDPSKVAISDDEVEYLCDIVNQHFKSPISPSDVINTWSGVRPLMEDESSDAQAVTRDYTIEVDGSNPNAPLLSVFGGKLTTYRKLGQAAMKRLQPFFPDMSGDWTENALLPGGDFPSRDHLEAKIARYAPTIDIKLIKRWVRNYGTRTHQMLDGLTTENELGLHFGHGLYQAEVDYLVEHEWAISVEDILWRRTKLGLTFNAEQTEGLYQYINNDSQALRA; from the coding sequence ATGACTCAACAAAAACAACATTTTGACTTATTGGTTGTCGGCGGTGGTATCAATGGTGTCGCTATCGCGTCTGATGCGGCTGGTCGCGGGCTTAACGTTGCCTTGGTTGAAATGTCCGATTTAGCATCAGCAACCTCTTCGGCCTCTAGTAAACTGATTCACGGTGGATTACGTTATCTCGAACATTATGAGTTTCGTCTTGTAGGTGAGGCGTTGGCAGAACGAGAAACTTTACTCAAAAATGCACCGCACTTGGTCGCACCTTTACGTTTTCGTTTACCTCACCGCCCCCACTTACGCCCAGCTTGGATGATCCGCGCAGGGTTATTCTTATACGACAACCTCGGTAAGCGAGTTTCACTTCCGGCCAGTAAAGGGATTCGTTTTACGGCTAATGATCCCCTAAAATCCGATATGGTAACGGGTTTCGAATATTCAGATTGTGCAGTAGATGATGCTCGTTTGGTTGTTTGTAATGCTCTACTCGCCAAACAGAAAGGGGCAACCATACTCACTCGAACACGCTGCACTCAAGCAACGGCAGGTGACGATGGTTGGACGGTTACAGTTCAAGACGACAAATCGAGTTACCAGATTCAAAGTAAAGCATTGGTTAATGCGGCGGGGCCATGGGTTGAATCATTATTCTCGGAGCAGTTAGACAAACCGGCGCCTCGCTCAATTCGGCTAGTAAAAGGTAGCCACATAGTGGTGCCAAAACTGTACAAAGATGATCACGCTTATATTCTTCAAAATGAAGATAAACGTATTGTATTTGTCATCCCATACCAACAAGATTATTCCATGATTGGCACGACGGACGTCGATTACGAAGGCGATCCGAGCAAAGTGGCCATCAGTGATGATGAAGTCGAATACTTGTGTGATATCGTCAATCAACATTTTAAATCACCCATTAGCCCAAGTGATGTTATCAATACATGGTCAGGAGTTCGCCCACTAATGGAAGATGAGTCTTCCGACGCTCAAGCGGTCACTCGTGATTACACCATAGAAGTAGATGGCAGCAACCCGAATGCGCCTTTACTTTCTGTATTCGGTGGTAAGCTAACGACCTATCGAAAACTCGGTCAAGCAGCAATGAAGCGACTTCAACCATTCTTTCCTGATATGTCAGGCGATTGGACAGAAAATGCATTACTGCCCGGGGGGGACTTTCCATCCAGAGATCATCTGGAAGCAAAAATAGCGCGTTATGCTCCCACCATTGATATTAAACTCATAAAGCGCTGGGTTCGCAATTACGGTACTCGAACTCATCAGATGCTTGACGGCCTTACAACGGAAAATGAATTAGGCCTGCATTTCGGCCATGGCCTCTATCAAGCAGAAGTCGACTATTTGGTTGAGCATGAATGGGCGATAAGTGTGGAAGATATTTTATGGCGCAGAACCAAGCTTGGCCTTACCTTTAATGCGGAACAAACCGAAGGGCTTTATCAATACATAAACAATGACTCACAGGCACTACGAGCCTAG
- a CDS encoding GNAT family N-acetyltransferase — MIIEVTHHPEKKDIEILYKGLSEFNKDFFPDLSERPIALFLRDSNGQVEGGLTGRLHYNSLHIQRLWLSSSIRGKGLGAKILSLAEKEARKHEAQHIFLDTYNFQAPQFYLKQGFTEVGRYVDFPKTGTDKIFYKKTLV, encoded by the coding sequence ATGATCATTGAAGTCACGCACCATCCAGAAAAAAAAGACATTGAGATACTTTATAAAGGCTTAAGCGAATTCAATAAAGACTTCTTCCCCGACTTAAGTGAACGACCAATTGCACTATTTCTTAGAGACTCTAACGGTCAGGTCGAAGGCGGATTAACCGGCCGCTTACACTACAATTCCTTACATATACAGCGGCTGTGGCTCTCTTCTTCTATTAGAGGAAAAGGATTGGGTGCCAAGATCCTCTCCCTTGCTGAAAAAGAAGCCCGGAAACACGAAGCCCAGCATATCTTTCTAGATACCTATAATTTTCAGGCTCCCCAGTTTTACCTCAAGCAAGGGTTTACCGAAGTTGGCCGCTACGTCGACTTCCCTAAAACCGGTACCGATAAAATCTTCTACAAGAAAACCCTCGTTTAA
- a CDS encoding YjiH family protein — protein sequence MDNTTQTSTTPKSKNNFWIFLIPSLIGLFLFMAPITYNGDITIPVAVLAKALQAVLDGYLIEIVTSVIAFMSVATVANMIAKPKFVANNEFLNGLLSPSPLWLAVRLIGGAAVIMTFFQVGPEAIWEQNTGGLVLEGLLPTLFAVFIFAGLLLPLLLNFGLLELFGTLLSKIMRPVFNLPGRSAIDCMASWLGDGSVGILLTSKQYESKFYTQREAAVVGTTFSAVSITFSLVVLAQVELEHLFLPFYGAICLAGIVAAIIIPRLPPLSRKKDLYIDGSKPEKGANAIPTGHNSFSWGLELAVNKANQVKSPKTVATEGIKNAVDMVFGVLPVVMALGTIALVIAEYTSVFTILGKPFIPFLELLQIPEAVQASETIVVGFADMFIPSILAASIESDLTRFVIAAMSVTQLIYMSEIGALLLGSKIPVNIFELFFIFILRTIITLPVIAGVAHLIF from the coding sequence ATGGACAACACGACACAAACTAGCACCACACCCAAGAGCAAAAACAATTTCTGGATCTTCTTGATTCCGTCTTTAATTGGCCTGTTCCTTTTTATGGCGCCAATCACATACAACGGTGATATCACCATTCCCGTTGCAGTATTAGCTAAAGCACTGCAAGCCGTACTGGATGGCTACCTAATTGAAATCGTAACGTCTGTCATTGCTTTTATGTCTGTTGCAACCGTTGCTAATATGATTGCCAAGCCCAAATTTGTGGCGAATAACGAATTCCTCAACGGTCTATTGAGCCCTTCGCCACTTTGGTTAGCGGTTCGATTAATCGGTGGTGCTGCGGTAATAATGACTTTTTTCCAAGTTGGCCCTGAAGCCATTTGGGAACAAAATACGGGTGGCTTAGTGCTTGAAGGCCTACTGCCAACACTATTCGCTGTATTTATTTTTGCAGGCCTTTTACTTCCTTTATTACTTAATTTTGGCCTACTTGAACTGTTTGGTACGTTACTGAGCAAAATCATGCGCCCTGTTTTTAACTTGCCAGGCCGTAGTGCTATCGACTGTATGGCTTCTTGGTTAGGTGACGGCAGTGTTGGTATTCTGCTAACCAGCAAACAATACGAAAGCAAGTTTTACACCCAGCGTGAAGCCGCCGTTGTTGGTACCACGTTCTCAGCAGTATCTATTACATTCAGTTTAGTTGTACTCGCTCAAGTCGAGTTAGAGCACCTGTTCTTACCTTTTTATGGTGCTATCTGTTTAGCGGGCATTGTCGCGGCAATCATTATTCCTCGCCTTCCACCATTAAGCCGTAAGAAAGACCTATACATCGACGGCAGCAAACCTGAAAAAGGCGCAAACGCGATTCCGACTGGTCACAATAGCTTCTCTTGGGGTCTAGAGCTTGCAGTAAACAAAGCGAATCAAGTTAAGTCACCAAAAACGGTTGCCACTGAGGGCATTAAAAACGCGGTAGATATGGTGTTTGGGGTTCTACCTGTTGTTATGGCTTTAGGTACAATCGCGCTAGTGATCGCAGAATACACCTCAGTATTTACCATTCTTGGTAAGCCGTTTATTCCGTTCCTAGAATTGCTACAGATCCCTGAAGCGGTTCAAGCATCTGAAACCATCGTGGTTGGCTTTGCGGATATGTTTATCCCATCTATCCTTGCAGCTTCTATCGAAAGTGACCTGACTCGTTTTGTCATTGCCGCCATGTCGGTAACTCAACTGATTTACATGTCTGAAATTGGTGCTCTACTATTGGGCAGTAAGATCCCTGTAAACATTTTTGAGCTGTTCTTCATCTTTATTCTACGTACCATAATCACACTTCCTGTTATTGCAGGTGTTGCTCACCTGATTTTCTAG
- a CDS encoding alkyl/aryl-sulfatase: MKRYVISALVIGFSVNSLASESMPATSATIEANQKVYKSLPFNDKKDFENAQKGFIAKQDVVTIKNANGDVVWDLEEYKKFITLDAKSPDSVNPSLWRNAQLNVINGLFKVSDGIYQVRGYDLTNITFVEGKRGWIVFDPLISQETAKAALDFINGELGERPVTAVIYSHSHIDHFGGVRGIVDEADVKSGKVEIIASHGFVEHAVSENVIAGNAMGRRAIYMYGALLPRNERGGVNGGLGQTTSTGLATLIAPTLIIEKTGEEHTVDGVRMVFQYTPGSEAPTEINTWFPDKKALWMAENSTNTMHNILTLRGAPVRDALKWSYYLNETIEMWGSDVEVKFQSHHWPMWGQKDIVEYFKRQRDMYKYTHDQTVRLMNQGYIGEEISEIIQFPEEIDKNWSTRGYYGTLRHNSRAVYQRYMGWYSGNPSDLNNLPPTNAAVKYVEYMGGESATIDKAQADFDKGNYRWVAEVMKHVVFANPQSKRSKALLANAYEQLGYQAESGPWRSVYLQGAYELRNGTPSAGGTTTASPDIIKNMPPEMLFDYLAVRILPDKAEGKDYTINIDFTDLDEQYTLYIENSVLNHTRKISDEPDVSLVLTKETLDNVQLGAVTLEKAIMDGDIKLKGEKQVFKDFVGMLDTFNFWFNIVTP, from the coding sequence ATGAAGCGTTATGTAATTTCAGCTTTAGTTATTGGCTTTTCAGTCAATAGCTTAGCGTCAGAGTCAATGCCCGCCACTTCAGCCACTATTGAGGCGAATCAAAAGGTTTACAAAAGCCTCCCATTTAATGACAAAAAGGATTTTGAGAACGCGCAAAAAGGCTTTATTGCTAAACAAGATGTGGTCACCATCAAAAACGCTAACGGAGATGTTGTTTGGGATTTAGAAGAATACAAAAAATTCATCACTCTCGATGCGAAATCACCGGATAGTGTAAATCCTAGCTTATGGCGTAATGCTCAGCTCAATGTGATTAATGGCTTATTTAAGGTTAGCGATGGCATCTATCAAGTTCGTGGATATGACTTAACGAACATTACCTTTGTTGAAGGTAAGAGAGGGTGGATCGTTTTTGATCCATTAATCTCTCAAGAAACGGCGAAAGCAGCACTGGATTTTATTAATGGTGAGTTGGGCGAACGACCTGTTACCGCTGTCATTTATAGCCACAGCCACATTGACCATTTCGGTGGTGTCCGAGGGATCGTTGATGAAGCCGACGTAAAATCTGGCAAGGTTGAAATTATTGCCTCACATGGTTTTGTTGAGCACGCAGTTTCCGAGAACGTTATCGCTGGTAATGCGATGGGACGTCGTGCCATTTATATGTATGGGGCATTACTACCTAGAAATGAACGTGGCGGTGTGAATGGAGGTTTAGGGCAAACAACCTCTACCGGCCTTGCTACCTTGATCGCACCAACCTTGATTATCGAAAAAACAGGTGAAGAGCATACTGTTGATGGTGTTCGCATGGTTTTCCAGTACACACCTGGCTCTGAAGCACCAACAGAAATTAATACATGGTTCCCTGATAAAAAAGCGTTATGGATGGCCGAAAACAGTACCAATACCATGCATAACATTTTGACATTACGTGGGGCGCCAGTTCGTGATGCATTGAAGTGGTCTTACTATTTGAATGAAACTATTGAAATGTGGGGCAGTGACGTAGAGGTGAAATTCCAAAGCCACCACTGGCCAATGTGGGGGCAAAAAGACATTGTTGAGTACTTCAAGCGTCAGCGCGATATGTATAAATACACACACGACCAAACCGTTCGTCTGATGAATCAAGGTTATATAGGAGAAGAGATTTCAGAGATTATTCAGTTCCCTGAAGAAATCGATAAAAACTGGAGTACTCGAGGTTATTACGGCACCTTGCGTCACAATAGCCGGGCTGTGTATCAAAGATATATGGGCTGGTACTCTGGCAACCCGTCGGATCTAAATAATCTTCCGCCAACAAATGCTGCGGTGAAATACGTAGAATACATGGGTGGAGAAAGTGCGACGATTGATAAGGCTCAAGCGGATTTCGATAAAGGAAATTATCGTTGGGTTGCAGAAGTCATGAAACACGTAGTTTTCGCGAATCCGCAAAGTAAACGAAGCAAAGCTTTATTGGCAAATGCTTACGAACAGCTTGGCTATCAGGCAGAGTCTGGGCCGTGGCGTTCAGTTTATTTACAAGGTGCTTATGAACTAAGAAATGGAACCCCAAGTGCTGGTGGTACTACAACGGCGTCGCCAGATATCATCAAAAATATGCCACCAGAGATGCTATTCGATTACCTAGCCGTACGTATCCTACCAGACAAAGCAGAGGGTAAAGACTATACCATTAACATTGATTTCACTGATTTGGACGAACAGTACACGCTATATATTGAAAACTCGGTACTTAACCATACTCGTAAAATCAGCGATGAGCCCGACGTATCCTTAGTGCTAACGAAAGAAACGTTAGACAATGTTCAACTCGGCGCAGTGACATTAGAAAAAGCAATCATGGATGGAGACATTAAACTTAAAGGCGAGAAACAGGTCTTTAAAGACTTTGTTGGCATGCTGGATACGTTTAACTTCTGGTTTAACATCGTTACCCCATAG
- a CDS encoding YoaK family protein → MITKLPRWVESGAFLLAMIAGTINAVGLLGFQHQSVSHLSGTVTLLGTQLLPFDDQSFHLLMIIISFLAGATFSGVLIERTALKLGRRYGVALLVESALLVAATVALTQGYGGGHYLASAACGLQNAMISTYSGAVIRTTHMTGIITDLGLMLGARIRGEEWDKRKAWLFSLIFLGFLFGGFGGAILYAHLQFSALLIPAGLAFIVAMSYWVYLHRLDTIARSID, encoded by the coding sequence ATGATAACCAAACTACCTCGCTGGGTAGAATCCGGCGCTTTTCTACTGGCTATGATTGCTGGCACCATCAATGCCGTTGGCCTACTCGGATTTCAGCATCAGTCTGTGTCTCACTTGTCTGGCACCGTTACTTTACTGGGAACACAGCTGCTTCCCTTTGATGATCAGTCTTTTCATTTACTGATGATTATTATCAGTTTTCTTGCAGGCGCAACGTTCAGTGGTGTCTTAATAGAACGCACAGCACTAAAACTTGGCAGAAGATACGGCGTCGCTTTACTAGTAGAAAGCGCTTTACTGGTAGCAGCCACGGTCGCTTTGACTCAAGGCTATGGGGGCGGCCATTACTTAGCCTCTGCCGCCTGTGGCTTACAAAATGCCATGATCTCAACCTACAGCGGTGCTGTTATCCGCACGACTCACATGACGGGGATCATCACCGATTTGGGGCTGATGCTTGGTGCTCGTATTAGAGGAGAAGAATGGGATAAACGAAAAGCGTGGCTATTTAGCCTTATTTTCCTTGGCTTCCTATTCGGAGGGTTCGGAGGGGCAATTCTCTATGCTCACTTGCAGTTTTCAGCATTATTAATCCCAGCAGGCCTCGCCTTTATTGTTGCTATGAGTTATTGGGTCTATCTTCATCGCTTAGATACGATCGCTAGGTCAATAGACTAG
- a CDS encoding patatin-like phospholipase family protein yields the protein MKKSVSLVLGSGGARGLAHIGIIRWLEENNYHIASISGCSIGALIGGIYAAGKLDQFEEWISSIDSVDMALLLDISWQSSGIFKGDKIINTLVDLIGDISIEDLPIPYTAVAADVAEEKEVWLNSGRLFDAIRASISLPLFFTPFVIDGVALIDGGVLNPVPIAPTFGDKTDLTLAVNLGGPMEEQIITAPVITRDSKLHAKVSSYIDKLHNSVKKSFDFNIEGYEIANQAFDAMQSTIARQKLAAYPADVTIEIARNACGTLEFDKAAEMIALGRTKAELYFKNKLC from the coding sequence ATGAAAAAAAGTGTGTCCTTAGTTCTTGGGAGCGGTGGCGCCCGTGGTCTTGCCCACATAGGCATAATTCGTTGGTTAGAAGAGAACAATTACCACATCGCTTCGATTTCAGGTTGTTCCATTGGCGCTTTAATTGGTGGTATATATGCTGCAGGAAAACTAGATCAGTTTGAAGAGTGGATCTCAAGTATCGATAGCGTCGACATGGCTTTGCTTCTAGATATCTCTTGGCAGTCCAGTGGTATATTTAAAGGCGATAAAATTATCAATACTTTGGTTGATTTGATTGGCGATATTTCGATTGAAGATCTTCCGATACCTTATACTGCCGTTGCGGCCGATGTAGCAGAAGAGAAAGAGGTTTGGCTAAATTCAGGCCGTTTATTTGATGCCATTCGCGCTTCTATCTCCCTCCCCTTGTTCTTCACCCCATTCGTCATTGATGGCGTAGCACTGATTGACGGAGGAGTGTTAAACCCTGTTCCAATCGCCCCAACATTTGGTGACAAAACCGATTTAACGTTAGCGGTGAACCTTGGCGGGCCAATGGAAGAACAAATCATCACAGCACCTGTGATCACCCGTGATTCAAAACTGCATGCCAAGGTCAGCTCTTATATCGACAAGCTGCACAATTCGGTTAAAAAGAGCTTCGACTTTAATATTGAAGGCTATGAAATTGCGAACCAAGCATTCGACGCGATGCAAAGCACCATTGCCCGCCAAAAATTAGCGGCCTACCCGGCAGATGTCACGATTGAAATAGCGCGGAATGCATGTGGAACGCTGGAATTCGACAAAGCAGCCGAAATGATTGCCCTTGGCAGGACAAAAGCGGAACTGTATTTTAAAAATAAGCTCTGTTGA